In the genome of Nitrososphaerota archaeon, the window TGAACGCTGACTGGATACTGGAACGCGAGGAAGAGCCCCTTCCTGACCCGCTTGTCGGGAGAAAGGCCGGCGATGCTCTCGCCGTCGATGAGAATCTGTCCGGACGTGACCTGGTACTTCGGGTGCCCCATGAGGGTGTAGGCGAGGGTGCTCTTGCCCGACCCGTTGGGCCCCATCAGCGCGTGTGTCTCTCCCTGTGCGACGGTCAGGTTCACGCCCTTTAGGATCTCCTTTCCTTCCACGGATGCGTGAAGGTCCTTGATTTCGAGCTTCATGGTTTGGAATCGAAACTCCGCAAATCTGCCTTTTAAACGTATAACATAGGTTATACGCTCTGTCTCATGCGGACCAGCGTTCGCTGGTCTTCCTGGCGACCGCCTCGAGCAGCTCCCTGTCCAGGGTGGAGAAGGCGTCGAGCTGGTCGCTGTCGATGTCTATCTCCCCCACTACGCTGGTTCCGTTGAAGATCGGGACGACTATCTCAGCCCTTGTGGAGAGGAAGCACTGAAGATAGCGCGGGTCCTTGCTGACGTCCGAGACTATCTCCGTCCTCCCGGCTTTCGCGGCGAATCCACAGATGCCCTTCCCGATTGGTATGCGGGTGTGCTCGGTCGCAGCTGGCCCTGCCCAGGCGTCGAGGACGAGGTCCTTTCCCTCGACAGCGTAGATGCCGACCCAGGAATATGTCGGGACAATTGAATTCAAAGTCTTTGCGACGCGCTCTCTCGCCTCGCGGCCCTTGGACTCCCCTAGAGCGGCGTCGACCTTGCCCAGGACCTCTCTAGCCTGTTCTCTCGTCAACTTGACCATGGACGACTTCAATGAATCAGAGCGCCTTTCGAAGGCCGTATTTATTCCCGACCCTCTCTACTGTCTGCTCTCAATGACGAAAGCGTAGACGAGGCCCGCCGCCAGAGCGCCGATTACCGGGCCGACCCAGTAGATGTACCAGTAGCTCGGGAGGAATCCACCGGCAATCATGGGGCCCATGGCCCTGGCCGGGTTCATCGCCGCGCCTGTCAGGTTGCCCCCCAGGAGCACATCTGCGATTACCGCGAGCCCGATGCCAAGGCCGCCGATCTTGGGAGCCCTGGGGTCGACGGCCGTCCCGTAGACTGCGATCACCAGGATGAACGTCAGGAGAGCTTCGATCCCGATGCCCTGCCAGGAGCTCAGCATCTGGCTGAGGGTGGGAGCCCCCCAGTTGACCGGAGACCCGATCGGCGACGGGAAGGAACCTACCAGCACGAGTCCGGCGAGGATGGCGCCCCCGAGTTCGGCCAGGATGTACGGGACAAGGTCCCTGGGGGCCAGCTTCTTCCCCACCAGGAGCCCGAGCGCGACCGCGGGGTTCAGGACGCCACCGGAGGTGCCCATGGTCGCGGAGACTGCCATGGCAAGGCCCAGGCCGTTTCCAAGGGCCGCAACCAAGAGAGAGGATGCGGGATCCTGCTTCCCGAGGGAGTAGGCGCCGATAGCGGAGCCTGCGCCGACGATGATGAAGACGAAGGTGCCTACGAACTCTGCGGCGACCTTCTTGGAGAGAGGGACGGAGGACATTGACCGGGGAAAATCGCTTCAAGAACCGTTCTTAAGACTTTGCGCGGGCGCTCCTGGCAGGCTTCCGTCCAGGATGCGACGGACTGTTCGAGAGAGGCCTCGGACGCCCTAACACATATAACCATGTGGTTGTATACCGAGGCGAGACATATGTCAGCCACAGGCCAGCCAGTAATCATTCTGAAGGAAGGCTCCGGCGAGTCCAGAGGTCGAGAGGCTCAAAGGAACAACATATCGGCCGCGAAGCTCATAGCCGAGGTCGTCAGGACTTCACTGGGACCCAGGGGGATGGACAAGATGCTGGTCGACTCGATGGGAGACGTCACGATCACCAACGACGGCGCCACGATGCTGAAGGAACTGGACATCCAGCATCCGGCAGCGAAGATGATGGTGGAGATAAGCAAGGCGACTGACAACGAGGTTGGAGACGGGACGACGTCTGCAGTGGTCTTCGCAGGGGCGCTCCTGGAGAAGGCTGAGGACCTGATAGACAAGGACGTTCACCCCGTGGTGATAGTGGAGGGGTATTCCAGGGCAGCGGAGAAGGCCCAGAGCATCCTGGAAGAAATGGCTGAGAAGGTCGACCCGACCAGCAGGGCGGACCTGCTCAAGATAGCGAACACCAGCATGCTGACGAAGTTGGTCAACGAAGACTCGCCTCACCTCGCGGGCGTGGTCGTGGACGCCATCCTCCTCGTCGCAGATAAGGCGGAGAAGGGGTTCAAGGTTGACATCGACAACGTCAAGGTGGAGAAGAAGCCCGGAGGCTCCATTACAGACACACGGCTGATCAAGGGAATAGTCCTGGACAAAGAGGTGGTCCACTCAGGAATGCCCAAGAAGATAGAAGAGGCAAAGATTGCTCTGATCA includes:
- a CDS encoding aquaporin, which translates into the protein MSSVPLSKKVAAEFVGTFVFIIVGAGSAIGAYSLGKQDPASSLLVAALGNGLGLAMAVSATMGTSGGVLNPAVALGLLVGKKLAPRDLVPYILAELGGAILAGLVLVGSFPSPIGSPVNWGAPTLSQMLSSWQGIGIEALLTFILVIAVYGTAVDPRAPKIGGLGIGLAVIADVLLGGNLTGAAMNPARAMGPMIAGGFLPSYWYIYWVGPVIGALAAGLVYAFVIESRQ
- a CDS encoding GAF domain-containing protein, whose amino-acid sequence is MKSSMVKLTREQAREVLGKVDAALGESKGREARERVAKTLNSIVPTYSWVGIYAVEGKDLVLDAWAGPAATEHTRIPIGKGICGFAAKAGRTEIVSDVSKDPRYLQCFLSTRAEIVVPIFNGTSVVGEIDIDSDQLDAFSTLDRELLEAVARKTSERWSA